One genomic segment of Caldimonas brevitalea includes these proteins:
- the glgB gene encoding 1,4-alpha-glucan branching protein GlgB yields the protein MLSDHDVYLFREGTHGRLYEGLGCQLSSKGQGAHFGVWAPNASAVSVIGEWNGWNPDAHPLHPRHDGSGIWEAEVSEAQRGQVYKFRIQSRLGGPAVDKADPLALYAELPPATGSRVWDLDYEWGDAAWMTGRAAKNALDAPVAIYEVHAGSWRRQDGGYLGYRELAHALADYVCELGFTHVELMPITEHPFYGSWGYQTTGYFAPTARYGTPQDFMYFVDHLHQRGIGVILDWVPSHFPADLHGLSQFDGTHLYEHADPRQGFHPEWNSSIFNYGRNEVRSFLTSSALFWLDRYHIDGLRVDAVASMLYLDYARKHGEWIPNRHGGKENIEAIDFLRFLNEATYRDHPDTMTIAEESTAWPMVSRPNYLGGLGFGMKWNMGWMHDTLSYMREDPVHRKYHHGKMTFSLVYAFNENFVLPLSHDEVVYGKGSLINKMPGDAWQQFANLRAMFGYMWAHPGKKLLFMGGEFGQRREWAHEGELDWALAQAGEHAGVQAFVKQLNRVYRTEPALYQVDFTQEGFEWIVGGDAENSVFAFLRKPAEGGPPVLVVANLTPLPRTNYVVGVPATGLWREILNSDAQEFGGSGWGNLGGVESAPLPSHGQLHSLSLTLPPLSTLYFKLEVHA from the coding sequence GTGTTGAGCGATCATGATGTCTATCTCTTTCGGGAGGGCACCCACGGCAGGCTCTACGAAGGGCTCGGCTGTCAGCTCTCGTCCAAAGGCCAGGGTGCGCACTTCGGGGTCTGGGCGCCGAACGCGAGTGCCGTCTCGGTGATCGGCGAGTGGAACGGCTGGAACCCCGACGCCCATCCCCTGCATCCGCGCCACGATGGCAGCGGCATCTGGGAAGCCGAGGTGTCCGAGGCACAGCGTGGGCAGGTCTATAAGTTCCGCATCCAGTCGCGGCTCGGCGGCCCGGCCGTCGACAAGGCCGACCCGCTCGCCTTGTATGCGGAACTGCCCCCTGCCACCGGCTCGCGCGTCTGGGACCTCGACTATGAATGGGGCGATGCGGCATGGATGACAGGCCGTGCCGCAAAGAACGCCCTGGACGCGCCGGTCGCCATCTATGAAGTGCACGCCGGTTCGTGGCGCCGCCAGGACGGCGGCTACCTCGGCTACCGGGAGCTGGCGCACGCGTTGGCGGACTATGTGTGTGAACTGGGTTTCACGCACGTGGAGCTGATGCCGATCACCGAGCACCCCTTCTATGGCTCGTGGGGCTACCAGACCACCGGCTACTTCGCCCCCACCGCCCGCTATGGCACACCGCAGGACTTCATGTACTTCGTGGATCACCTGCACCAGCGTGGCATCGGTGTGATCCTCGACTGGGTGCCCTCGCACTTTCCGGCCGACCTGCACGGCTTGAGCCAGTTCGACGGCACCCACCTGTACGAACACGCCGATCCACGGCAAGGTTTCCATCCGGAGTGGAACTCGTCGATCTTCAACTACGGCCGCAACGAGGTGCGCAGCTTCCTGACCTCGTCGGCGTTGTTCTGGCTCGACCGCTACCACATCGACGGCCTGCGTGTGGACGCCGTCGCGTCGATGCTGTATCTCGACTACGCCCGCAAACATGGCGAGTGGATCCCGAACCGCCATGGCGGCAAGGAGAACATCGAGGCGATCGACTTCCTGCGGTTCCTCAATGAAGCGACCTACCGCGACCACCCCGACACGATGACGATCGCGGAAGAGTCGACGGCCTGGCCGATGGTGTCGCGCCCCAACTATCTCGGCGGCCTCGGCTTCGGGATGAAGTGGAACATGGGCTGGATGCACGACACGCTGTCGTACATGCGCGAAGACCCGGTCCACCGCAAGTACCACCACGGCAAGATGACCTTCTCGCTCGTCTATGCCTTCAACGAGAACTTCGTGTTGCCGCTCTCGCACGACGAGGTGGTGTACGGCAAGGGCTCGCTGATCAACAAGATGCCCGGCGACGCCTGGCAACAGTTCGCCAACCTGCGCGCGATGTTCGGCTACATGTGGGCGCACCCCGGCAAAAAGCTGCTGTTCATGGGCGGCGAGTTCGGCCAGCGGCGCGAATGGGCGCACGAAGGCGAGCTGGACTGGGCGCTCGCGCAAGCGGGCGAACATGCCGGCGTGCAGGCCTTCGTGAAGCAGCTCAACCGCGTCTACCGGACCGAGCCGGCGCTCTACCAGGTCGACTTCACGCAGGAAGGCTTCGAATGGATCGTCGGCGGCGACGCCGAAAACAGCGTGTTCGCCTTCCTGCGCAAGCCGGCCGAGGGCGGCCCGCCGGTGCTGGTCGTCGCCAACCTCACGCCGCTGCCACGCACCAACTATGTCGTCGGCGTGCCGGCGACCGGCCTGTGGCGCGAAATCCTCAACAGCGATGCGCAGGAATTCGGCGGCTCGGGATGGGGCAACCTCGGCGGCGTCGAATCGGCGCCGCTGCCATCCCACGGTCAGCTCCATTCGTTGAGCCTCACGCTGCCGCCGTTGTCGACCCTCTACTTCAAGCTCGAAGTCCATGCCTAA